One genomic window of Actinoplanes lobatus includes the following:
- a CDS encoding response regulator yields the protein MIRIVLVDDHPVVRMGLRGMLDAEPGLTVVGEASSGVDGVALALAERPDIVLMDLRMPGGDGVEAIERILAATSDVRVMVLTTYESDRDILRAIEAGAAGYLLKDASPKELADAVRAAARGETVLAPSVASTLVRQVRNPAPPALSARETEVLRLVAAGLTNAEIGKRLFISEATVKTHLLRAFNKLDVADRTAAVTTAMRHGLL from the coding sequence GTGATCCGCATCGTCCTCGTCGACGACCATCCCGTGGTGCGGATGGGCCTGCGGGGCATGCTCGACGCCGAACCCGGCCTGACCGTCGTCGGCGAGGCCTCGTCCGGTGTCGACGGGGTGGCGCTCGCGCTGGCCGAACGCCCGGACATCGTGCTGATGGACCTGCGCATGCCGGGCGGCGACGGGGTCGAGGCGATCGAGCGGATCCTGGCCGCCACCAGCGACGTCCGCGTGATGGTGCTGACCACCTACGAGTCCGACCGGGACATTCTGCGCGCCATCGAGGCCGGCGCCGCAGGCTACCTGCTGAAGGACGCCTCCCCGAAGGAATTGGCCGATGCGGTCCGGGCCGCCGCCCGCGGGGAGACGGTGCTGGCGCCGAGCGTGGCGTCCACGCTGGTCCGGCAGGTGCGCAACCCGGCGCCGCCGGCGCTGTCGGCGCGCGAGACCGAGGTGCTGCGCCTGGTCGCGGCCGGTCTCACCAACGCCGAGATCGGCAAGCGGCTGTTCATCAGTGAGGCCACCGTGAAGACGCATCTGCTCCGGGCCTTCAACAAGCTCGACGTGGCCGATCGCACGGCCGCTGTCACGACCGCGATGCGGCACGGTCTGCTCTGA
- a CDS encoding Calx-beta domain-containing protein, translating to MRYRQAHAAKSGSVPFALRGPKSLRGALLAAVATAASLVAAAPASADALPTLSIAPPSGTLTEAGTASFVVTASAASAVPITVKWNVVDVTPAAGHAAATPSGTNADLTAPLSGTAIIAANATTTTIDVATAADTLFEDPEDFAVEISEPTNATLGTPTKATATITDDETAPTVAITPIAVTEGNAGTRQQTFTATLSGTAGKTVKADWSTVSGGAGTPGIGDAVLGRDFVGANGTLTFPAGTTTQTFMVDIIGDAIDEGPATRVDATDGEVFEIVVAPVAGESPASVVGGSTEITITDDDAAPTVTFDNLAVNEGSDTAAVLLPIKLSNGSDHPIAFTIAPDGAATTAVDTATGVVGDNDFAHLGTAATIGPEMTSGYAAVLVNGDGVNEPDETVGLTVTPDAGDDGATWLTSPGADPAALTLKNDDKAPDLEIRSGKGKEGDTVDVVGTVTGISQTGANLTLTFTGAAADGHRAASASDFTPPSTTTVSIPAGTLAGTELPVPPLKLKLYDDTEAEPAESIVVSGTGTGGTVTSGVIVIEANDGYQPAKPTISASSTKIDGPGPVTITGKVGAGETVELWGAPVAATKQPLKKLTSATADGTGAYSFSRTITTGYRFQTKSQEGVTSSEITVRVMQDPVFTAASGAKGKLTLRVAADPKLAKAAVTVERYSGGKWSATSWKGSTDAKGVWQSTVSAKAGSSWTLRARVGGSAAVGVDAGYSATKKVTVKK from the coding sequence ATGCGCTACCGACAAGCCCATGCGGCCAAGAGCGGCTCGGTTCCGTTCGCGCTGCGTGGCCCGAAATCCCTGCGAGGGGCCCTGTTGGCCGCCGTCGCGACGGCCGCCAGCCTCGTGGCGGCAGCGCCGGCCTCGGCCGACGCCCTGCCGACCCTGTCGATCGCACCCCCGTCCGGGACGCTGACAGAGGCCGGCACCGCCAGCTTCGTTGTGACGGCGAGTGCCGCCTCTGCGGTGCCGATCACGGTCAAGTGGAACGTCGTCGACGTGACCCCGGCGGCCGGACATGCCGCGGCCACTCCGAGCGGCACGAACGCCGACCTCACCGCTCCCTTGTCGGGTACGGCGATCATCGCCGCCAACGCGACAACGACGACTATCGATGTCGCGACCGCGGCTGACACGCTCTTCGAGGATCCCGAGGACTTCGCCGTCGAGATCTCCGAGCCGACGAACGCAACTTTGGGAACGCCGACCAAGGCCACCGCCACCATCACCGACGACGAAACCGCGCCGACGGTGGCCATCACGCCGATCGCGGTCACCGAGGGGAATGCCGGCACCCGGCAGCAGACGTTCACTGCCACGCTGAGCGGCACGGCCGGCAAGACGGTCAAGGCCGACTGGAGCACCGTGTCCGGCGGCGCCGGCACGCCCGGAATCGGTGACGCCGTTCTGGGGAGGGACTTCGTCGGGGCGAACGGGACACTGACGTTCCCGGCCGGCACGACCACTCAAACCTTCATGGTCGACATCATCGGCGACGCCATCGACGAGGGCCCGGCCACGCGTGTCGATGCCACGGACGGGGAGGTCTTCGAGATCGTCGTCGCGCCGGTTGCCGGCGAGAGCCCGGCCTCGGTGGTCGGCGGATCGACCGAGATCACCATCACCGATGACGATGCCGCGCCGACGGTCACCTTCGACAACCTGGCGGTGAACGAGGGTAGTGACACGGCGGCGGTCCTACTGCCGATCAAGCTCAGCAACGGCAGCGACCACCCGATCGCGTTCACCATCGCCCCGGACGGCGCCGCGACGACGGCCGTGGACACCGCTACCGGGGTGGTCGGCGACAACGACTTCGCCCACCTCGGCACGGCGGCGACGATCGGGCCGGAGATGACCAGCGGTTACGCCGCCGTCCTGGTCAACGGCGACGGGGTGAACGAGCCCGACGAGACCGTGGGCCTGACGGTGACTCCGGACGCGGGTGACGATGGTGCGACCTGGCTCACGTCGCCGGGGGCGGATCCGGCCGCGCTGACGCTCAAGAACGATGACAAGGCGCCCGACCTGGAAATCCGCAGTGGTAAGGGCAAGGAGGGCGACACCGTCGATGTGGTCGGTACGGTCACCGGCATCTCGCAGACGGGCGCCAACCTGACCCTCACCTTCACGGGTGCCGCGGCTGACGGGCACCGAGCGGCCAGCGCCTCGGACTTCACACCCCCGAGCACCACGACGGTCAGCATCCCGGCGGGCACCCTGGCCGGCACGGAACTGCCGGTGCCGCCGCTCAAGCTCAAGCTCTACGACGACACCGAGGCGGAACCGGCCGAGAGCATCGTCGTTTCCGGCACCGGCACCGGCGGTACGGTGACCAGCGGCGTGATCGTCATCGAGGCCAACGACGGTTACCAGCCTGCGAAGCCGACCATCAGCGCGTCGTCGACGAAGATCGACGGCCCGGGCCCGGTCACGATCACCGGTAAGGTCGGCGCGGGTGAGACCGTCGAGCTCTGGGGCGCGCCGGTGGCAGCCACCAAGCAGCCGCTGAAGAAGCTCACCTCGGCCACGGCCGACGGCACCGGCGCCTACTCCTTCAGCCGGACGATCACCACGGGTTACCGCTTCCAGACGAAGTCGCAGGAGGGCGTGACCTCGAGCGAGATCACGGTCCGGGTCATGCAGGACCCGGTGTTCACCGCGGCATCCGGCGCCAAGGGGAAGCTGACCCTGCGGGTCGCCGCTGACCCGAAGCTTGCCAAGGCGGCCGTGACCGTCGAGCGCTACAGCGGCGGCAAGTGGTCGGCCACCAGTTGGAAGGGCAGCACCGACGCGAAGGGTGTCTGGCAGTCGACTGTCTCGGCGAAGGCCGGGTCCAGCTGGACCCTGCGCGCCCGGGTCGGCGGCAGCGCGGCGGTCGGTGTGGACGCCGGTTACAGCGCCACCAAGAAGGTCACCGTCAAGAAGTGA
- a CDS encoding ABC transporter ATP-binding protein, giving the protein MEAIEVTGLRKTYGDRDAVAGIDLVVARGEIFSLLGPNGAGKTTTVEILEGHRRRTAGDVRVLGEDPGRAGSAWRSRIGIVLQDADDAADLTVHEMVRHVAGFYPDPRKPGEVIELVGLQDKRNSRIRTLSGGQRRRVDVALGIVGGPELLFLDEPTTGFDPEARRQFWDLIRTLAGDGTTIVLTTHYLDEAEALADRLAVMSAGRIVAEGTPATLGGRAAAQARVSWREDGTARTEQVADPSDLIRHLVASGADLSTLTITRPTLEDTYLSLIGAAR; this is encoded by the coding sequence ATGGAAGCCATCGAGGTAACCGGACTTCGCAAGACCTACGGCGACCGGGACGCGGTCGCCGGAATCGACCTGGTCGTGGCCCGCGGCGAGATCTTCTCGCTGCTCGGCCCGAACGGCGCGGGCAAGACCACCACCGTCGAGATCCTCGAAGGACACCGCCGCCGTACCGCCGGTGACGTGCGGGTGCTCGGCGAGGACCCGGGGCGGGCCGGCTCGGCCTGGCGGTCCCGGATCGGGATCGTCCTCCAGGACGCCGACGACGCCGCCGACCTCACCGTGCACGAGATGGTCCGGCACGTGGCCGGCTTCTACCCGGACCCGCGCAAGCCCGGCGAGGTGATCGAGCTGGTCGGGCTCCAGGACAAGCGGAACAGCCGGATCCGTACGCTCTCCGGCGGTCAGCGCCGGCGCGTCGACGTGGCGCTCGGCATCGTCGGCGGCCCCGAACTGCTCTTCCTCGACGAGCCCACCACCGGCTTCGACCCGGAGGCGCGGCGCCAGTTCTGGGACCTGATCCGCACCCTGGCCGGTGACGGCACCACCATCGTGCTCACCACCCACTACCTCGACGAGGCGGAGGCGCTCGCCGACCGGCTCGCCGTGATGTCCGCCGGCCGGATCGTCGCCGAGGGCACCCCGGCCACCCTCGGCGGGCGGGCCGCCGCCCAGGCCCGGGTCAGCTGGCGGGAGGACGGCACGGCCCGTACCGAGCAGGTCGCCGACCCGAGCGACCTGATCCGCCACCTGGTCGCCAGCGGCGCCGACCTGAGCACGCTGACCATCACCCGGCCCACCCTCGAAGACACCTACCTGAGCCTGATCGGAGCCGCCCGATGA
- a CDS encoding ABC transporter permease → MSTFAPAPGRAPMRTILATQIRMELLLTARRGEAVVLAMGVPLLVLLGAGLFDVTNLPTEDRLGYVVPGVLALTVMSTAFTGQAITTGYERSYGVLKRLGASPLTRPGLLFAKTAAVLVQIVVQVLVLALVGLAVGWRPEAGALLPALGVTVLAAAGYSGLALLLASVLKPETTTGAATLIYVVMLSVGGIMFGAPDLGPAGWFLLPLAAHAEALRETLMHGGSVPAGIWLALVAWAVLWPAVAARKFRWE, encoded by the coding sequence GTGAGCACTTTCGCCCCCGCGCCCGGGCGTGCCCCGATGCGGACCATCCTGGCCACCCAGATCCGCATGGAGCTGCTGCTGACCGCCCGCCGGGGCGAGGCCGTGGTGCTCGCCATGGGCGTCCCGCTGCTGGTGCTGCTCGGCGCCGGCCTGTTCGACGTCACCAACCTGCCCACCGAGGACCGGCTCGGCTACGTCGTCCCCGGCGTCCTGGCCCTCACCGTGATGTCCACGGCGTTCACCGGCCAGGCCATCACCACCGGCTACGAGCGCAGTTACGGCGTACTGAAAAGGCTCGGCGCGTCCCCGCTCACCCGGCCCGGGCTGCTGTTCGCCAAGACCGCCGCCGTGCTGGTCCAGATCGTGGTGCAGGTGCTGGTGCTGGCCCTGGTCGGCCTGGCCGTCGGCTGGCGGCCGGAGGCCGGCGCCCTGCTCCCCGCGCTCGGGGTCACCGTGCTGGCCGCCGCGGGGTACAGCGGCCTGGCCCTGCTGCTGGCCAGCGTGCTCAAGCCGGAGACCACCACCGGCGCGGCGACCCTGATCTACGTGGTGATGCTCTCCGTCGGCGGCATCATGTTCGGCGCCCCCGACCTGGGCCCGGCCGGCTGGTTCCTGCTGCCGCTCGCGGCACACGCCGAGGCGCTGCGCGAGACGCTCATGCACGGCGGTTCGGTGCCGGCCGGCATCTGGCTGGCCCTGGTCGCCTGGGCGGTGCTCTGGCCGGCCGTGGCGGCCCGGAAGTTCCGCTGGGAATGA
- a CDS encoding sensor histidine kinase, with protein MSSPPSIRLWELYFLVVAAAIAAAVLLADGYSVTERAAAVGAIAAMAVLYLAAARPLILIDHHGKRSMLVSVAYLPLFAVAVAGVPVTTWLMFMIIPLFFMLVSLRRAVVLVLCANLIPVVLELRADPGGILIHLVIAAISTAAGLCIGVWITRMAEQSEQRAQLIAELEANRAEVARLSHEAGAAAERARLAGEIHDTLAQGFTSIITLLQAVDPDLRDERLALAVCTARENLAESRAMVAALAPSALASASLPEAVRRSAARFTEEAGVPATVRITGTERDLPTRAEVVLLRAAQESLANVRRHAGAREVAVLLAYSTDSVRLVVRDDGRGFDPGISGNFGLSGMRSRAADIDGTLTIRSDADTGTTVELEIPA; from the coding sequence GTGAGCTCCCCGCCGTCCATCCGGCTCTGGGAGCTGTATTTCCTGGTGGTCGCGGCCGCCATCGCGGCCGCGGTCCTCCTGGCCGACGGGTATTCGGTGACCGAGCGGGCGGCCGCCGTCGGCGCGATCGCCGCGATGGCGGTGCTCTACCTCGCCGCGGCCCGCCCGCTGATCCTGATCGACCACCACGGCAAGCGGTCGATGCTGGTGAGTGTCGCGTACCTCCCGCTCTTCGCCGTGGCCGTGGCCGGCGTGCCGGTGACCACCTGGCTGATGTTCATGATCATCCCGCTGTTCTTCATGCTGGTGTCGCTGCGGCGGGCGGTGGTCCTGGTCCTCTGTGCCAACCTGATCCCGGTCGTGCTGGAACTCCGCGCCGACCCCGGCGGGATCCTGATCCACCTGGTGATCGCGGCCATCTCCACGGCCGCCGGCCTCTGCATCGGCGTCTGGATCACCAGGATGGCCGAGCAGAGCGAACAGCGGGCCCAGCTCATCGCCGAACTCGAGGCCAACCGCGCCGAGGTGGCCCGGCTCTCCCACGAGGCCGGGGCGGCGGCCGAGCGGGCCCGCCTGGCAGGCGAGATCCACGACACCCTCGCCCAGGGCTTCACCAGCATCATCACCCTGCTCCAGGCGGTCGACCCGGACCTCAGGGACGAGCGCCTCGCGCTCGCCGTGTGTACCGCACGGGAGAATCTCGCCGAATCACGGGCCATGGTCGCGGCTCTCGCACCCTCGGCGCTGGCTTCCGCTTCACTGCCCGAGGCGGTACGCCGTAGCGCCGCCCGTTTCACCGAAGAGGCCGGGGTGCCCGCCACCGTCCGGATCACCGGCACCGAGCGTGACCTGCCGACCCGGGCCGAAGTGGTGCTGCTGCGGGCCGCCCAGGAGTCCCTGGCCAACGTCCGCCGGCATGCCGGGGCGCGTGAGGTCGCCGTGCTGCTGGCGTACTCGACGGACTCGGTGCGCCTGGTGGTCCGGGACGACGGCCGCGGCTTCGACCCCGGTATCTCCGGGAACTTCGGCCTCTCCGGGATGCGCTCGCGAGCCGCCGACATCGACGGCACCCTGACCATCCGCAGCGACGCCGACACCGGCACCACCGTCGAACTGGAGATCCCCGCGTGA
- a CDS encoding ABC transporter permease: MIAVALSRGHIEILQFLRDRTAVVFTFFFPALLLLLFGTIFGSESSEAGVAASRIFTASMIAYGVLNTAFVTMGSGLALDREDGTLKRLRGTPMPAWAYLIGKALLVTLLSVAEAAVLIGVGVLVFDMPLPPADHWVTFTWIFLLSVIACSLLGVAVSALVRNARNAGAILNVPVVALQFISGVFIHPMSQLPDWLEKVASLFPVRWMAQGFRYVFLPPEAEAQEINGSWDLGMVAMVLGVWCVIGLVLCLWTFRWSSREK; encoded by the coding sequence ATGATCGCCGTCGCCCTGAGCCGGGGTCACATCGAGATCCTCCAGTTCCTGCGGGACCGGACCGCGGTGGTCTTCACCTTCTTCTTCCCGGCGCTGCTCCTGCTGCTCTTCGGCACCATCTTCGGCAGCGAGTCCAGTGAGGCCGGAGTGGCGGCCAGCCGGATCTTCACGGCCAGCATGATCGCGTACGGCGTGCTCAACACCGCGTTCGTGACGATGGGCTCCGGCCTCGCACTGGACCGGGAGGACGGCACTCTCAAGCGGCTGCGCGGCACACCGATGCCGGCGTGGGCGTACCTGATCGGAAAGGCCCTTCTCGTCACGCTGCTCAGCGTCGCCGAGGCGGCCGTGCTGATCGGGGTGGGTGTCCTGGTCTTCGACATGCCGCTGCCGCCGGCCGATCACTGGGTGACCTTCACCTGGATCTTCCTGCTCTCGGTGATCGCCTGCTCGCTGCTCGGCGTCGCGGTCAGTGCCCTGGTCAGGAACGCCCGCAACGCCGGCGCCATCCTGAACGTGCCGGTGGTGGCGTTGCAGTTCATCTCCGGCGTCTTCATCCACCCGATGAGCCAGTTGCCGGACTGGCTGGAGAAGGTGGCGTCGCTGTTCCCGGTCCGCTGGATGGCCCAGGGCTTCCGCTACGTCTTCCTGCCGCCGGAGGCCGAGGCCCAGGAGATCAACGGCAGCTGGGATCTGGGCATGGTGGCCATGGTGCTCGGAGTCTGGTGTGTGATCGGATTGGTCCTGTGTTTGTGGACGTTCCGGTGGAGCAGCCGGGAGAAGTGA